The following proteins are encoded in a genomic region of Haloarcula salinisoli:
- the trpG gene encoding anthranilate synthase component II, with protein MSADAASETAGDQPRVLFVDNFDSFTYNLVEYVSEHAETEVVRNTATLEDVRAFDPDAIVISPGPGHPRNDRDVGVTMDVLRELSPDTPTLGVCLGLEAAVYAYGGTVGRAPEPIHGKAFPIDHDGEGVFAGLEQGLQGGRYHSLVATEVPEEFEISATTTTEDGTELVMGVRHRDYPIEAVQFHPESVLTAVGHDVIENFLAGL; from the coding sequence ATGAGCGCAGACGCCGCCAGCGAGACGGCGGGGGACCAGCCCCGCGTCCTCTTCGTCGACAACTTCGACTCCTTTACCTACAATCTCGTCGAGTACGTCTCCGAACACGCCGAGACCGAGGTCGTCCGGAACACGGCCACGCTCGAGGACGTGCGGGCCTTTGACCCCGACGCCATCGTCATCTCGCCGGGGCCGGGCCACCCCAGGAACGACCGTGACGTGGGCGTGACGATGGACGTCCTCCGTGAGCTCAGTCCCGACACGCCGACGCTGGGCGTCTGTCTGGGCCTGGAAGCGGCCGTCTACGCCTACGGCGGCACCGTCGGCCGCGCGCCCGAGCCAATCCACGGGAAAGCGTTCCCTATCGACCACGACGGCGAGGGCGTCTTCGCCGGGCTGGAACAGGGGTTACAGGGCGGGCGCTACCACTCGCTGGTGGCGACCGAGGTACCCGAGGAGTTCGAGATTTCGGCGACCACCACGACCGAGGACGGGACCGAGCTGGTGATGGGTGTCCGTCACCGCGACTACCCCATCGAGGCCGTCCAGTTCCATCCGGAGTCGGTGTTGACGGCCGTCGGTCACGATGTCATCGAGAACTTTCTCGCTGGGCTCTAG
- the trpD gene encoding anthranilate phosphoribosyltransferase — MQAYIERVTDGEDLTQDEAREVATLVFEDATEAQIGALLSALRAKGETEAEIAGFAQGMRDAARTIQPDREGLVDTCGTGGDDYNTINVSTTSAIVAAGAGVPIAKHGNYSVSSSSGSADVLEVAGVDVDAEPPAVEARIERDGIGFMLAPVFHPAMKAVIGPRKELGMRTVFNILGPLTNPAGAEAQVLGVYDPDLVPVLAEALARLETERALVVHGSGLDEIAIHDETTVAEVTGDSISEYTITPADMGLEQHDIDAVAGGSPEANAEDLRGIVSGEVTGAKRDIILANAGAAIYVAGVAESHEAGVEHARAAIESGDAAAKLEDLIGE, encoded by the coding sequence ATGCAGGCATACATCGAGCGCGTTACTGACGGCGAGGACCTGACACAGGACGAGGCACGCGAGGTCGCGACGCTCGTCTTCGAAGACGCCACCGAGGCCCAGATTGGAGCGCTGCTGTCGGCGCTGCGGGCCAAGGGGGAGACAGAGGCCGAGATAGCGGGCTTCGCCCAGGGGATGCGTGACGCGGCCCGGACCATCCAGCCAGACCGCGAGGGGCTGGTCGACACCTGTGGGACGGGCGGGGACGACTACAACACGATCAACGTCTCGACGACGAGCGCTATCGTCGCGGCGGGGGCGGGCGTCCCCATCGCGAAACACGGCAACTACTCGGTCTCCTCGTCGTCGGGCAGCGCCGACGTGCTGGAGGTCGCCGGGGTCGACGTCGACGCGGAGCCGCCGGCCGTCGAGGCGCGCATCGAGCGGGACGGTATCGGGTTCATGCTCGCGCCCGTCTTCCACCCGGCGATGAAGGCCGTCATCGGCCCGCGCAAGGAACTGGGGATGCGCACCGTCTTCAACATCCTCGGGCCGCTGACGAACCCCGCCGGCGCCGAGGCACAGGTGCTCGGGGTGTACGACCCCGACCTCGTCCCGGTGCTCGCCGAGGCGCTGGCTCGTCTGGAGACCGAGCGAGCGCTCGTCGTCCACGGGAGCGGGCTGGACGAGATAGCCATCCACGACGAGACCACCGTCGCGGAGGTCACCGGTGACTCCATCTCGGAGTACACCATCACGCCCGCTGACATGGGGCTCGAACAACACGACATCGACGCCGTCGCCGGCGGCTCGCCGGAGGCAAACGCCGAGGACCTCCGGGGTATCGTCTCCGGCGAGGTCACCGGCGCGAAGCGTGACATCATCCTCGCGAACGCGGGCGCGGCCATCTACGTCGCGGGCGTCGCCGAGAGCCACGAGGCGGGGGTCGAGCACGCCCGAGCGGCCATCGAGTCGGGCGACGCCGCCGCGAAGCTGGAGGACCTGATCGGGGAATGA
- a CDS encoding CBS domain-containing protein produces the protein MDISDIATREFVEVDANKRLGKVRAIFERENPKGIIVTEDGEYVGIITQKQLVQSHVEDDAKAGAMVRSAPKVERTADVRKVARVLVEGGTKVAPVFQGEELWGIITEDAILEAVIENLDALTIEQIYTEDVITVREDTNVGQIVNLLRKHSISRLPVLDETEGLTGMVTRHDIVDVVVRDMNKATRGDRSGEIERVLDMPVYDIMNSPVETADPSDSVRDAVSRMLEHDFAGLVVTDDVNHVIGIVTKTDVLRALTYTEEDHMDVQITNISLLDTISRADIREDISSVADKYQAMQVQHAHVRFHEHKEKLRGTPLIQCQIRLRTNKGQAAGSGEGYGAEMAFNVALDKLERNVLERKGVQADEEYRGQLLRKLGEL, from the coding sequence ATGGATATTTCTGACATTGCCACGAGAGAGTTTGTCGAGGTCGACGCTAACAAGCGGCTCGGGAAGGTCCGCGCTATCTTCGAGCGGGAGAACCCGAAAGGCATCATCGTCACCGAGGACGGTGAGTACGTCGGCATCATCACGCAGAAGCAGTTGGTGCAGTCCCACGTCGAGGACGACGCGAAGGCGGGGGCGATGGTCCGCTCGGCGCCCAAGGTCGAACGCACCGCGGACGTGCGCAAGGTCGCCCGCGTCCTCGTGGAAGGCGGGACCAAGGTAGCGCCGGTGTTCCAGGGGGAGGAGCTCTGGGGTATCATCACCGAGGACGCTATCCTGGAGGCGGTCATCGAGAACCTCGACGCCCTGACCATCGAGCAAATCTACACGGAAGACGTCATCACCGTCCGAGAGGATACCAACGTCGGCCAGATCGTCAACCTGCTGCGGAAACACAGCATCTCCCGGCTCCCGGTGTTAGACGAAACCGAGGGGCTAACCGGGATGGTCACCCGCCACGACATTGTCGACGTCGTGGTCCGGGACATGAACAAGGCCACCCGCGGCGACCGCTCGGGCGAAATCGAGCGGGTGCTCGATATGCCCGTCTACGACATCATGAACAGCCCGGTCGAGACGGCCGACCCGAGCGACTCGGTGCGCGATGCCGTGTCCCGGATGCTGGAGCACGACTTCGCCGGCCTCGTGGTGACCGACGACGTGAACCACGTCATCGGTATCGTCACGAAGACCGACGTGCTCCGGGCGCTGACCTACACCGAGGAGGACCACATGGACGTCCAGATCACGAACATCTCCCTGCTGGACACCATCTCCCGGGCGGACATCCGTGAGGACATCAGCAGCGTGGCCGACAAGTACCAGGCGATGCAGGTCCAGCACGCCCACGTCCGCTTCCACGAACACAAGGAGAAGCTCCGTGGCACCCCACTCATCCAGTGCCAGATTCGGCTCCGGACCAACAAGGGCCAGGCCGCCGGCTCCGGCGAGGGGTACGGCGCAGAGATGGCCTTCAACGTCGCGCTGGACAAACTAGAGCGGAACGTCCTCGAACGCAAGGGCGTCCAGGCAGACGAAGAGTACCGCGGACAGCTGCTGCGGAAGCTGGGCGAGCTGTAG
- the trpE gene encoding anthranilate synthase component I, with product MNIDISREEFIEHAEADRPVVVRAAADLDVDLEPLAAYAALSGRTSDATESDYTFLLESAEKVASSDPDGAFAPETDDRHARFSFVGYDPRAVVTVTGDESEVEVFDDRYADLVTTDGGDVVDDLRAAMPDVELRGFPEMDRQHLDGGLVGFLAYDAVYDLWLDEVGMERPDSRFPDAQFVLTTSTLRFDHAEGAVELVFTPVVRADEDAGARYDELVAEAERVETALSTAETLSTGGFSREAEVAGPKDEYEDAVRTAKEYVLSGDIYQGVISRTRELYGDIDPLGLYAALREVNPSPYMYLLGHDDLSIVGASPETLVSVAGDRVVSNPIAGTCPRGNSPVEDRRLAGEMLADGKERAEHTMLVDLARNDVRRVSEAGSVRVEEFMNVLKYSHVQHIESTVTGTLAPEQDAFDAARATFPAGTLSGAPKIRSMEIIDELERSPRGPYGGGVGYFDWGGDTDFAIVIRSATVEEGVPLPDDDEPVHDRVTVQAGAGIVADSDPESEYIETEQKMDGVLAAVERIEREGGAADSTVADEPEVSR from the coding sequence GTGAACATCGATATCTCCCGCGAGGAGTTCATCGAGCACGCCGAGGCCGACCGGCCGGTCGTGGTCCGGGCCGCGGCCGACCTCGACGTCGACCTCGAACCGCTCGCGGCCTACGCCGCGCTCTCAGGGCGGACGAGCGACGCCACCGAGAGCGACTACACCTTCCTGCTGGAGAGCGCCGAGAAGGTCGCCTCCAGCGACCCGGACGGGGCTTTCGCCCCCGAGACGGACGACCGCCACGCCCGGTTTTCCTTCGTCGGCTACGACCCGCGAGCGGTCGTCACCGTCACCGGCGATGAAAGCGAGGTCGAGGTCTTCGACGACCGTTACGCGGACCTCGTGACCACCGACGGCGGCGACGTCGTCGACGACCTCCGGGCGGCGATGCCCGACGTCGAACTGCGCGGGTTCCCCGAGATGGACCGCCAGCATCTGGACGGCGGGCTCGTGGGCTTTCTGGCCTACGACGCCGTCTACGACCTCTGGCTCGACGAGGTCGGGATGGAGCGACCCGACTCCCGGTTCCCGGACGCGCAGTTCGTCCTGACCACCTCGACGCTGCGCTTCGACCACGCCGAGGGCGCCGTCGAACTCGTGTTCACGCCGGTCGTCCGCGCCGACGAGGACGCCGGGGCCCGCTACGACGAGCTCGTCGCGGAGGCCGAGCGTGTCGAGACGGCCCTCTCGACGGCCGAGACGCTGTCGACCGGCGGCTTCAGCCGCGAGGCCGAGGTGGCCGGACCGAAAGACGAGTACGAGGACGCCGTCAGGACGGCCAAGGAGTACGTCCTCTCGGGGGACATCTACCAGGGCGTCATCTCCAGGACCCGGGAGCTGTACGGCGACATCGACCCGCTGGGGCTGTACGCGGCGCTGCGGGAGGTCAACCCCTCGCCGTACATGTATCTGCTCGGCCACGACGACCTGAGCATCGTCGGCGCGAGCCCGGAGACGCTGGTCTCCGTGGCCGGCGACCGCGTCGTCTCGAACCCCATCGCCGGGACGTGCCCACGAGGGAACTCACCCGTCGAGGACCGCCGGCTGGCCGGCGAGATGCTCGCCGACGGGAAAGAGCGGGCCGAACACACGATGCTTGTCGACCTGGCGCGAAACGACGTCCGACGGGTCTCCGAGGCCGGCTCCGTTCGGGTCGAGGAGTTCATGAACGTCCTGAAGTACAGCCACGTCCAGCACATCGAGTCCACGGTGACGGGGACGCTCGCGCCGGAGCAAGACGCCTTCGACGCTGCCCGGGCGACGTTCCCGGCCGGGACCCTCTCCGGGGCGCCCAAGATTCGCTCGATGGAGATAATCGACGAACTGGAGCGCTCGCCCAGAGGGCCCTACGGCGGCGGCGTCGGCTACTTCGACTGGGGCGGGGACACCGACTTCGCCATCGTCATCCGCTCGGCGACCGTCGAGGAAGGGGTCCCGCTGCCCGACGACGACGAGCCGGTCCACGACCGAGTGACGGTCCAGGCCGGTGCCGGTATCGTCGCCGATTCGGACCCCGAGAGCGAGTACATCGAGACCGAACAGAAGATGGACGGCGTGCTGGCGGCCGTCGAGCGTATCGAGCGCGAGGGCGGGGCGGCCGACTCGACCGTCGCCGACGAACCGGAGGTGAGCCGATGA
- a CDS encoding phosphoribosylanthranilate isomerase, which translates to MTRVKICGVTNEADRDAIVAAGADAVGVIHGVPVETPREVDADTAASLVAGVAPLVTSVLVTMPRTVQQAVKRVDEIEPDAVQIHDGLEPAELGALARRVTQQIVAVVDAEADDIAEYANHADALLVDSVDDEGAGGTGETHDWERTREVVASLDVPVILAGGLTPENVDEAVRTVGPFAVDTASGVESSGGQKDHDAVRRFVSNATAANADTGVSA; encoded by the coding sequence ATGACGCGCGTGAAGATTTGCGGCGTGACGAACGAGGCGGACCGCGACGCCATCGTCGCGGCGGGCGCCGACGCCGTCGGTGTCATCCACGGGGTCCCGGTCGAGACGCCCCGAGAGGTCGACGCGGACACCGCCGCGTCGCTCGTCGCCGGCGTGGCGCCACTCGTGACGAGCGTGCTGGTGACCATGCCACGGACCGTCCAGCAGGCGGTCAAGCGCGTCGACGAAATCGAGCCCGACGCCGTGCAGATTCACGATGGGCTGGAACCCGCGGAGCTGGGCGCGCTTGCTCGGCGCGTCACCCAGCAGATAGTCGCCGTGGTCGATGCCGAGGCCGACGATATCGCCGAGTACGCCAACCACGCCGACGCCCTGCTGGTGGACTCGGTCGACGACGAGGGTGCGGGTGGCACCGGCGAGACCCACGACTGGGAGCGCACGCGTGAGGTTGTGGCCTCGCTCGACGTCCCCGTGATTCTGGCCGGCGGCCTCACTCCTGAAAACGTCGACGAGGCCGTCCGTACCGTCGGGCCGTTCGCGGTAGATACGGCCAGTGGGGTCGAATCCAGCGGGGGCCAGAAGGACCACGACGCGGTCCGTCGGTTCGTCTCGAACGCCACCGCGGCGAACGCTGACACGGGGGTATCGGCGTGA
- a CDS encoding amidase, with product MPDDDFDPLEVTARDVVKKYRTGQLTVQEVVVRYLERIEEFEDELNAIIRINPHVLDRAGELDAALEAGEDVGPLHGVPIILKDNHDTADIPTTAGSVSMAESNPTDDATIVSEIRDAGGLVLAKANLSEFAFSYETISSFGGTTTNPYDTERHAGGSSGGSAAAMAANLGVLSTGSDTGGSVRVPSAACSLVGLRPSTGLISRDGIIPLALTEDTSGPMTRTVADTAMLLDVVVGYDSADPETSESIGETPHADGRSYTDYLRLDGLESARIGVYRDWVGPTEEEKEESDSDIVADANAVADVFDDALTELEEAGATVVDPVDAPSWDFVYSANVSSGDEFNRDINSYLSEVEDSDAPENLAEIVESGEYSPAISYIKEREEVDEDAVNENVEYLQTLSRRDDLQQSVLSTFAENDLDAIVYPATRHTAPHIDSDEPWGSNAQLTPALEFPSMTVPAGFTDESEMPVGIEFAVPEFEEERLIELGYAYEQQSQARRLPDSFGRLESSPDEWTSDKIESWNESQHKRQTAESQSEETTQSDD from the coding sequence GTGCCGGACGACGACTTCGATCCTCTGGAGGTCACTGCCCGAGATGTCGTGAAAAAATATCGGACGGGACAGCTAACCGTCCAAGAGGTCGTCGTTCGGTATCTCGAACGCATAGAAGAGTTCGAGGACGAACTGAACGCGATTATACGGATCAATCCACATGTCCTGGATCGGGCTGGGGAACTGGACGCGGCACTTGAAGCGGGTGAAGACGTGGGTCCACTTCACGGCGTCCCGATAATACTGAAAGACAATCACGATACGGCAGACATCCCGACGACCGCTGGTTCTGTTTCGATGGCCGAATCGAACCCGACTGACGACGCGACCATCGTCTCCGAGATACGGGATGCAGGTGGACTTGTGCTTGCGAAAGCGAATCTCAGCGAGTTCGCGTTTAGTTATGAGACGATCAGCTCGTTCGGTGGGACCACTACCAACCCGTATGATACCGAGAGACACGCCGGGGGGTCCAGCGGCGGAAGTGCAGCTGCGATGGCAGCGAATCTCGGAGTTCTCAGCACTGGTTCCGACACCGGCGGCTCCGTCCGTGTCCCATCAGCGGCATGCTCGCTCGTCGGCCTTCGTCCCTCGACTGGACTCATCAGCCGGGACGGAATTATCCCGCTCGCATTGACGGAAGACACGTCCGGACCGATGACTCGAACGGTCGCTGACACAGCCATGCTCCTGGACGTTGTCGTCGGTTACGATTCAGCGGATCCCGAAACCAGTGAGAGCATCGGTGAGACCCCACATGCTGATGGTCGCAGCTACACCGACTACTTGCGACTCGACGGGCTGGAGTCCGCCCGTATCGGGGTTTATCGGGATTGGGTAGGGCCCACGGAAGAAGAAAAAGAGGAATCGGATTCCGACATCGTTGCCGACGCCAACGCGGTGGCGGACGTCTTCGACGATGCGCTTACCGAACTCGAAGAAGCAGGCGCAACGGTTGTTGACCCGGTCGATGCCCCATCCTGGGACTTCGTTTACAGTGCCAACGTTAGTTCCGGGGACGAGTTCAATCGTGATATCAACTCGTACCTCTCAGAGGTAGAGGATTCTGACGCTCCCGAAAATCTCGCGGAGATTGTCGAATCCGGTGAATATTCCCCGGCGATTAGCTATATCAAGGAACGCGAGGAAGTCGACGAGGATGCAGTCAACGAGAACGTCGAGTATTTACAGACGCTCAGTCGACGCGACGATCTCCAGCAGTCGGTGTTGAGCACCTTCGCCGAGAACGATCTTGATGCGATCGTCTATCCGGCGACCAGACACACCGCACCGCATATTGACAGCGATGAGCCATGGGGATCGAACGCACAGTTGACCCCTGCGCTGGAGTTCCCGTCAATGACGGTCCCCGCAGGATTCACGGACGAGAGTGAGATGCCAGTCGGTATCGAGTTCGCTGTCCCCGAGTTCGAGGAGGAGAGGCTCATTGAACTGGGCTACGCATACGAACAGCAAAGTCAGGCACGTCGCCTACCGGACAGTTTTGGTCGCCTCGAGTCGTCCCCTGACGAGTGGACCAGTGACAAGATCGAATCCTGGAACGAGAGTCAGCACAAACGTCAAACCGCCGAGAGCCAAAGCGAGGAGACGACCCAGAGTGACGACTAA
- a CDS encoding minor capsid protein — protein MNQTEPYVELYVRSMLPDGAGSRQETVIDKLEKLERREEIAGYNVVVWGKQIAPESAAANTEEGRYILNRVAEFKQWALSNNVSLESFYQRTTVDSEATESAYDAMVLPVMGLAEYDGNELAHVAPCTAGETVHTITDRLERLDAGEPSALDQQAQTPISSD, from the coding sequence ATGAACCAGACCGAACCCTACGTCGAACTGTACGTCCGCTCGATGCTGCCCGACGGTGCCGGGTCGCGCCAGGAGACCGTCATCGACAAACTCGAGAAACTGGAGCGTCGCGAGGAGATAGCGGGCTACAACGTCGTCGTCTGGGGCAAGCAAATCGCCCCCGAGTCGGCGGCCGCCAACACGGAAGAGGGCCGGTACATCCTCAACCGCGTCGCCGAGTTCAAGCAGTGGGCGCTCTCGAACAACGTCTCTCTGGAGTCGTTCTACCAGCGGACCACCGTCGACTCCGAGGCGACCGAGTCGGCGTACGATGCGATGGTGCTCCCGGTGATGGGGCTGGCCGAGTACGACGGGAACGAACTCGCACACGTCGCCCCCTGCACCGCCGGCGAGACCGTCCACACTATCACTGACCGACTGGAGCGGCTGGACGCCGGCGAGCCGTCGGCGCTCGACCAGCAGGCCCAGACCCCGATATCGTCCGACTAG
- a CDS encoding phage terminase large subunit family protein — translation MTPDTPTADSPPKATLFCPECSHSSRYDGDWTRARSGQTVHYSCPDCHTEITTRPASAEPTAAPVTEFFTRWTDTVQTLQSAWLKTFFRA, via the coding sequence ATGACTCCTGATACCCCAACAGCCGATAGTCCGCCGAAAGCCACGCTCTTCTGTCCGGAGTGTAGCCACAGCAGTCGGTACGACGGTGACTGGACGCGAGCCAGAAGCGGCCAGACCGTCCACTACAGCTGTCCGGACTGTCACACGGAGATTACGACCCGTCCGGCGTCGGCCGAACCGACGGCGGCCCCTGTCACCGAGTTCTTTACCCGCTGGACCGACACCGTCCAGACGCTCCAGAGCGCCTGGCTGAAAACGTTTTTCCGGGCCTGA
- a CDS encoding lycopene cyclase domain-containing protein, whose amino-acid sequence MLPDIGVFGPYTYLVTEVVWGTVALALLWRADALRMAGKTIVALYPIAYVWDWYTLEVGVFAIQLRTGVDLLGIPIEEHIFMVVVPALVIGLHETLHGD is encoded by the coding sequence ATGCTCCCCGACATCGGCGTGTTCGGTCCCTACACCTATCTCGTGACGGAAGTCGTCTGGGGGACCGTCGCGCTGGCGCTCCTGTGGCGGGCCGACGCGCTTCGGATGGCCGGCAAGACCATCGTCGCGCTCTACCCCATCGCGTACGTCTGGGACTGGTACACCCTCGAAGTGGGCGTCTTCGCTATCCAGCTGCGAACCGGCGTCGACCTGCTGGGTATTCCCATCGAGGAACATATCTTCATGGTCGTCGTCCCCGCCCTGGTCATCGGTCTGCACGAGACGCTCCACGGCGACTAA